In Cynocephalus volans isolate mCynVol1 chromosome 3, mCynVol1.pri, whole genome shotgun sequence, one DNA window encodes the following:
- the ZNF256 gene encoding zinc finger protein 256 isoform X1, which yields MAVASPREPFQGTVTFEDVAVHFSWEEWGLLDEVQKRLYHDVMLENLALITSLGCWCAAKDKEATSQRSISAQGLSQVRTPKAHPSPQKANPCGICGLVLRDILHLVEGSHHGQKLYMDGACEKWLQFTTYLHQHQKQHIGEKGFRSNMGRDSFQNSCKLQVSWKPFTCREFGKDFLASSGFLQQQFTHTGEKSNSRTESTVAFHSVKSHYNWGECMKAFSYKHTLVQHQRVLSRERCYKCNECGKFFSTIYSLSDHLRVHTSEKPYECGECGRSYRQSSSLITHQRVHTGVRPHQCGECGKLFSRKYDLIVHQRVHTGERPYECSKCGKSFSHSSSLITHQRIHTGTRPYECSECGKSFTYSSSLITHQRVHTGTKPYRCSECGKSFSQSCHLIKHQRLHTGEGPYECSECGKFFSYSSRLFQHQRVHTGVRSHECDECGKLFSRKFDLIIHQRVHTGERPYECSECGKSFTCKSYLITHWKIHTGARPYECGECGKSFTHSSTLLQHQRVHTGERPYECNECGKSFSQSSSLIRHRRSHTGERPYVCSECQKSFSHHSSLIKHQRVHTGERPFECNECGKSFSQSSNLSDHQRVHTGERPYECNECGKSFTFNSNLLKHQNIHKG from the exons GGTACTGTGACCTTTGAAGACGTGGCCGTGCACTTCTCCTGGGAGGAATGGGGTCTCCTTGATGAGGTTCAGAAGCGCCTGTACCATGATGTGATGTTGGAGAACTTGGCACTTATTACCTCTCTGG GATGCTGGTGTGCAGCAAAGGATAAGGAGGCAACGTCTCAACGGAGCATTTCTGCACAAGGATTGTCACAGGTTAGGACTCCCAAGGCTCATCCTTCTCCCCAGAAGGCCAACCCCTGTGGGATATGTGGCCTGGTCTTGAGAGACATTTTGCACTTGGTTGAGGGATCACATCATGGGCAGAAACTGTACATGGATGGGGCATGTGAGAAATGGTTACAATTCACTACATACCTTCATCAGCACCAGAAGCAGCACATTGGAGAGAAAGGCTTCAGAAGCAACATGGGCAGAGACTCCTTTCAGAACAGCTGCAAATTGCAAGTATCCTGGAAGCCCTTTACCTGCAGAGAGTTTGGGAAGGATTTTCTGGCCAGCTCCGGATTTCTCCAGCAACAGTTTACTCATACTGGGGAGAAGTCAAATAGCAGAACTGAGAGTACAGTGGCCTTTCACAGTGTAAAAAGTCATTACAACTGGGGAGAATGTATGAAAGCTTTTAGCTACAAACACACACTTGTTCAGCACCAGAGAGTCCTCAGTAGGGAAAGATGTTACAAGTGCAATGAATGTGGCAAATTTTTTAGCACAATCTATAGCCTCAGTGATCATTTGAGAGTTCACACTTCAGAAAAGCCTTATGAATGTGGGGAATGTGGGAGATCCTATAGGCAGAGTTCTAGCCTCATTACACACCAAAGAGTTCACACTGGAGTAAGACCTCATCAATGTGGTGAATGTGGAAAATTATTTAGCAGGAAATATGACCTCATTGTACATCAGAGAGTTCACACTGGTGAAAGGCCTTATGAGTGCAGCAAATGTGGGAAATCCTTCAGCCATAGCTCTAGCCTCATTACAcaccagagaattcacactggaacAAGACCTTATGAATGCagtgagtgtgggaaatcctttaCCTATAGCTCTAGCCTCATTACACACCAGAGAGTTCACACTGGAACAAAGCCTTATAggtgcagtgaatgtgggaaatcctTTAGCCAGAGCTGTCACCTCATTAAACACCAGAGACTTCACACTGGAGAAGGGCCTTATGAGTGTAGTGAATGTGGGAAATTTTTTAGCTATAGCTCCCGTCTCTTCCAACACCAGAGAGTTCACACTGGAGTAAGATCTCATGAGTGTGATGAATGTGGAAAATTATTTAGCAGGAAGTTTGACCTCATTATACATCAGagagttcacactggagaaaggccttatgagtgcagtgaatgtggaaaaTCCTTTACCTGCAAATCCTACCTCATTACACATTGGAAAATTCACACTGGAGCAAGGCCTTATGAGTGTGGGGAATGTGGGAAATCATTTACCCATAGCTCTACACTCCTTCAACACCAGagagttcacactggagaaaggccttatgagtgcaatgaatgtgggaaatcctTTAGCCAGAGCTCTAGTCTCATCAGACATCGGAGAAGTCACACAGGAGAAAGGCCTTATGTGTGCAGTGAATGTCAGAAGTCGTTTAGCCACCACTCTAGCCTCATTAAACACCAAAGAGTTCATACTGGAGAAAGGCCTTTTGAGTGCAATGAATGTGGAAAATCCTTTAGCCAGAGCTCTAACCTCAGTGATCACCAGagagttcacactggagaaaggccttatgagtgtaatgaatgtgggaagtCCTTTACCTTCAATTCTAATCTCCTGAAACACCAGAATATTCACAAGGGATAA
- the ZNF256 gene encoding zinc finger protein 256 isoform X2 produces MAVASPREPFQGTVTFEDVAVHFSWEEWGLLDEVQKRLYHDVMLENLALITSLGCWCAAKDKEATSQRSISAQGLSQRKCHVTTQHEDSLQVRKRALTRS; encoded by the exons GGTACTGTGACCTTTGAAGACGTGGCCGTGCACTTCTCCTGGGAGGAATGGGGTCTCCTTGATGAGGTTCAGAAGCGCCTGTACCATGATGTGATGTTGGAGAACTTGGCACTTATTACCTCTCTGG GATGCTGGTGTGCAGCAAAGGATAAGGAGGCAACGTCTCAACGGAGCATTTCTGCACAAGGATTGTCACAG AGGAAATGTCATGTGACAACACAGCATGAAGACAGTCTGCAAGtcagaaagagagccctcaccagatccTGA